The window GTCACACCGGAGCAAACCTGGCAAGGAAAAATTAGCTGAAGCAATTAAAAGAACAAGAGATATGCTTGGACTTCCTGATGATTATCTGGTAGGTATTGTACCGGCTTCCGATACAGGCGCTTTTGAAATGTGCATGTGGTCTATGCTGGGGTGCCGTGGAGTTGATGTTCTGGTATGGGAATCTTTCAGTAAAGAATGGGCAACCGACATTACCAAACAGTTAAAATTAAAAGATACCCGAGTTTTTGAGGCAGAATACGGGAAATTACCGGATTTAAAGAAGGTAGATTTCAAGAATGATGTCGTCTTTGTCTGGAATGGGACTACTAGCGGAGTCAAAGTACCCAATGGCGGCTGGATTCCTGATAACCGGGAAGGGCTCACGCTTTGCGATGCTACCTCTGCCGTATTTGCTATGGATATACCCTACCATAAATTGGATGTCATTACTTTCTCATGGCAGAAGGTTTTAGGTGGGGAAGGTGCACATGGGATGCTGATTTTATCTCCGCGGGCTGTTCAGCGGTTAGAAAGCTATACTCCTGCCTGGCCATTGCCTAAAATTTTCCGACTGACCAAAAGTGGTAAACTGAATAAAGAGATTTTTGAAGGTTCTA of the Dehalobacter sp. genome contains:
- a CDS encoding phosphoserine transaminase → MKPTRVPKNPCFSSGPCAKHPGYSVEELKDTPFGRSHRSKPGKEKLAEAIKRTRDMLGLPDDYLVGIVPASDTGAFEMCMWSMLGCRGVDVLVWESFSKEWATDITKQLKLKDTRVFEAEYGKLPDLKKVDFKNDVVFVWNGTTSGVKVPNGGWIPDNREGLTLCDATSAVFAMDIPYHKLDVITFSWQKVLGGEGAHGMLILSPRAVQRLESYTPAWPLPKIFRLTKSGKLNKEIFEGSTINTPSMLANEDWLATLKWAESVGGLKQLIQRTNENLAV